One genomic region from Actinocatenispora thailandica encodes:
- a CDS encoding DUF5709 domain-containing protein, whose protein sequence is MTGSDDGSLGESLLAAEESLDDEEVGVDPDEGYSPPDRPAWGVTDREIGDHESLSRRLARELPDVSDAADGDGIGDATDTDGEPIDDQVGADRSGRLVFVDLDDSDPGEDFVARDVGIDGSGASAEEAAVHVVPDGAYPVRRARR, encoded by the coding sequence GTGACCGGTTCAGACGATGGTTCGCTGGGCGAGAGCCTGCTGGCGGCCGAGGAGAGCCTCGACGACGAGGAGGTCGGTGTCGATCCGGACGAGGGGTACTCCCCGCCGGACCGGCCCGCCTGGGGGGTCACCGACCGCGAGATCGGTGACCACGAGTCGCTGTCCCGCCGGCTCGCCCGCGAGCTACCGGACGTGAGCGATGCCGCGGACGGGGACGGTATCGGCGACGCCACCGACACCGACGGCGAGCCGATCGACGACCAGGTCGGCGCCGACCGGTCGGGGCGGCTGGTGTTCGTCGACCTGGACGACTCGGACCCCGGCGAGGACTTCGTCGCTCGGGACGTCGGCATCGACGGCAGCGGCGCCTCGGCCGAGGAGGCCGCCGTGCACGTCGTCCCCGACGGCGCGTACCCGGTCAGACGTGCTCGACGGTGA
- a CDS encoding SDR family NAD(P)-dependent oxidoreductase, with protein sequence MTEDFAGRKLIVVGGSSGMGRQAALDVVAGGGSAVVVGRNRNRVDQTVSALSAHGKAWGITADLTRRDEVEDVRRLIATDHADASLLVNAAGVFAPQPFLEHDGDSYDSYQELNRAIFFLTQTVVAGMVAAGGGSIVNIGSMWAHQAVGATPSAAYSMAKAGLHALTRNLAIELAGHRIRVNAVAPAVVATPIYESFVPADRLDETLHGFDGFHPLGRIGTAEDVAAAITFLLSDRASWITGSIVDVDGGVMAGRN encoded by the coding sequence ATGACGGAGGACTTCGCCGGGCGCAAGCTGATCGTCGTCGGCGGGAGCAGCGGGATGGGCCGGCAGGCCGCGCTCGACGTGGTGGCCGGTGGCGGCAGCGCCGTGGTCGTCGGCCGCAACCGCAACCGGGTGGACCAGACCGTCAGCGCCCTGTCGGCGCACGGCAAGGCGTGGGGGATCACCGCCGATCTGACCCGGCGCGACGAGGTCGAGGACGTGCGGCGGCTGATCGCCACCGACCATGCCGACGCGAGCCTGCTGGTCAACGCGGCCGGCGTGTTCGCCCCGCAACCGTTCCTGGAGCATGACGGCGACTCCTACGACTCGTACCAGGAGCTGAACCGGGCGATCTTCTTCCTGACGCAGACCGTGGTGGCGGGCATGGTCGCCGCCGGCGGTGGATCGATCGTCAACATCGGCAGCATGTGGGCGCACCAGGCGGTCGGCGCCACGCCGTCCGCCGCCTACTCGATGGCGAAGGCGGGGCTGCACGCCCTGACCCGCAACCTGGCGATCGAACTGGCCGGGCACCGGATCCGGGTCAACGCGGTCGCGCCCGCGGTGGTCGCCACCCCGATCTACGAGAGCTTCGTGCCGGCGGACAGGCTCGACGAGACGCTGCACGGGTTCGACGGCTTCCACCCGCTGGGCCGCATCGGTACCGCCGAGGACGTCGCCGCTGCCATCACCTTCCTGCTGTCGGACCGGGCCAGCTGGATCACCGGCAGCATCGTCGACGTCGACGGCGGGGTGATGGCCGGCCGCAACTGA
- a CDS encoding alpha/beta fold hydrolase, producing the protein MPAVHHRYAAIDGHRLFYREAGDPDAPTIVLLHGFPTSSFMFRNLIPALADRYHVIAPDHLGFGLSDAPPADEFDYTFDALTELTVGLLTELGVLHCALYVHDYGAPIGWRIALRHPDAVTAIVTQNGNGYDAGFVPDFWRTVWDYQRERTPDTEAAIRQALTRDVTRWQYLTGVPDETLVSPDTWHHDYALLSRPGNDEIQLALFRDYATNAPMYPQLHEYLRTSAVPVLAVWGRGDEIFGPAGAEAFAADAVDPEIRLLDGGHFLLESAGDEVAALIRDFLSRRLPRPADVPVAM; encoded by the coding sequence ATGCCAGCCGTCCACCACCGGTACGCGGCCATCGACGGGCACCGGTTGTTCTACCGGGAGGCCGGTGATCCGGACGCACCGACCATCGTGCTGCTGCACGGGTTCCCGACCAGTTCGTTCATGTTTCGCAACCTGATCCCGGCGCTTGCCGACCGGTACCACGTGATCGCGCCGGACCATCTCGGTTTCGGCCTGTCGGACGCGCCACCGGCCGACGAGTTCGACTACACCTTCGACGCGCTGACCGAGCTGACCGTCGGGCTGCTCACCGAGCTGGGGGTGCTGCACTGCGCCCTCTACGTGCACGACTACGGGGCGCCGATCGGCTGGCGGATCGCGCTGCGCCATCCGGACGCGGTGACCGCGATCGTCACCCAGAACGGCAACGGCTACGACGCCGGTTTCGTCCCGGACTTCTGGCGCACCGTGTGGGACTACCAGCGGGAACGCACCCCCGACACCGAGGCCGCGATCCGCCAGGCGCTGACGCGGGACGTGACCCGGTGGCAGTACCTGACCGGGGTACCGGACGAGACGCTGGTCAGCCCGGACACCTGGCACCACGACTACGCGTTGCTGAGCCGGCCGGGCAACGACGAGATCCAGCTGGCGCTGTTCCGCGACTACGCGACCAACGCGCCGATGTACCCGCAACTGCACGAGTACCTGCGTACCAGCGCGGTGCCGGTGCTGGCGGTGTGGGGCCGCGGTGACGAGATCTTCGGCCCGGCCGGCGCGGAGGCGTTCGCCGCCGACGCGGTCGACCCGGAGATCCGGCTGCTGGACGGCGGCCACTTCCTGCTGGAGAGCGCCGGCGACGAGGTGGCGGCGCTGATCCGCGACTTCCTGTCCCGCCGCCTGCCACGACCTGCCGACGTGCCGGTCGCGATGTGA
- a CDS encoding helix-turn-helix transcriptional regulator yields MLHNSLGRPDEALAAALPAAESDADLGVVTWCSLVELIIAAARLGRLDLAGRALARLRAMTQAAGTDWALGLESHCQALVDTDAEPHFRAAVERLAGTPIRGELARTRLHYGEWLRRQNRRTDARRQLRAAYEMFGEMGMTAFAVRAARELGTTGETVRKRGDGNAADLTPQEAQIVRLVRAGLSNVEIATRLFISPRTVEWHLSKTFAKLGITSRRQLRR; encoded by the coding sequence GTGTTGCACAACAGCCTCGGCCGGCCCGACGAGGCGTTGGCGGCGGCGCTGCCGGCGGCCGAGTCGGACGCGGATCTCGGCGTGGTGACGTGGTGTTCGCTGGTGGAGCTGATCATCGCGGCCGCCCGGCTGGGCCGGCTGGACCTCGCCGGGCGGGCGCTGGCGCGGTTGCGGGCGATGACCCAGGCGGCGGGTACCGACTGGGCGCTCGGCCTGGAGTCGCACTGTCAGGCGCTGGTCGACACCGACGCCGAGCCGCACTTTCGTGCCGCGGTGGAGCGGTTGGCCGGTACGCCGATCCGCGGCGAGCTGGCGCGCACCCGGCTGCACTACGGGGAGTGGTTGCGCCGGCAGAACCGGCGCACCGACGCGCGCCGGCAGCTGCGCGCCGCGTACGAGATGTTCGGTGAGATGGGGATGACGGCGTTCGCCGTGCGGGCGGCACGGGAACTCGGCACCACCGGCGAAACGGTACGCAAGCGCGGCGACGGGAACGCGGCGGACCTGACGCCGCAGGAGGCGCAGATCGTTCGCCTGGTCCGCGCCGGACTGTCCAATGTGGAGATCGCGACCCGGCTGTTCATCAGCCCGCGCACGGTGGAGTGGCACCTGAGCAAGACGTTCGCGAAGCTGGGCATCACCTCCCGGCGCCAGCTGCGGCGCTGA
- a CDS encoding ATP-binding protein yields the protein MLVDRRTEAESLDRLLDDVRAGESRALVLRGAAGIGKTELLGYLRDRAGGCQIVPAAGVEAETGFAFAGLHQVCAPMLESLRRIPAPQRAALDIAFGLDSGTPPDSFLVGMAALSLFAETARERPLLCLIDDAQWLDRASAQVLGFAARRLQAESVALVFAVRDGDDTVEAPELAGLAELPVRGLPEADARTLLALAHPGPVDAGVLDRIIAESQGNPLALVELPRGFTPAELAGGFGLLGSAPLPRRIEESFRRQIATLTPTARQLLLVAAAEPVGDPVLVWRALGQLGVDVDTDPAARLATERFVTFGARVTFRHPLLRSAVYRAAGSADRRRVQRALAQVTDPKTDPDRRAWHRAQAAVGEDEEVAAELVHCAARAQARGGPAAAAAFLERASDLTPDPARRAQRLLAAAEARYQAGLPEPSVRLLARAEAGPLDEVARAHANLLRARITFTVDRGAAAPGLLLQAAGQLQPLDAQLARETYLDAMQAGWFVGAGGSGPGLRELAAEALAVRSAQDPADGCDLLLTGLAVRYRDGYPAGVPLLREALDVLRAGPVGETGLRWLWFAATCALDAWQYPAADTITAAFVARARRTGTLTALPFALAQRIVVQVFTGELAAADALVHEFDAVRDSTGLDEPAYATQVLAAWRGAADTTTMLVAATTKQAEQRGEWLGWRPAGGRWRCCTTASAGPTRRWRRRCRRPSRTRISAW from the coding sequence GTGCTCGTCGACCGACGTACCGAAGCCGAATCGCTCGATCGACTGCTCGACGACGTGCGGGCGGGGGAGAGCCGGGCGCTGGTGCTGCGCGGTGCGGCCGGTATCGGCAAGACCGAACTGCTGGGCTACCTGCGGGACCGGGCCGGCGGTTGCCAGATCGTGCCGGCTGCCGGGGTGGAGGCGGAGACCGGGTTCGCGTTCGCCGGCCTGCACCAGGTGTGCGCGCCGATGCTGGAGAGCCTGCGGCGCATCCCGGCGCCGCAGCGGGCGGCGCTCGACATCGCGTTCGGGCTGGACAGCGGCACCCCGCCGGACTCGTTCTTGGTGGGTATGGCCGCGTTGAGCCTGTTCGCCGAGACTGCCCGGGAACGGCCGCTGCTGTGCCTGATCGACGACGCGCAGTGGCTGGACCGGGCCTCGGCGCAGGTTCTGGGGTTCGCCGCGCGGCGGTTGCAGGCCGAGTCGGTGGCGCTGGTGTTCGCGGTCCGGGACGGCGACGACACTGTCGAGGCCCCGGAGCTGGCCGGCCTGGCCGAGCTGCCGGTGCGCGGCCTGCCCGAGGCGGATGCCAGGACGTTGCTGGCGTTGGCACACCCCGGCCCGGTCGACGCCGGTGTACTGGACCGGATCATCGCCGAGAGCCAGGGCAATCCGCTGGCGCTGGTGGAGCTGCCCCGCGGGTTCACCCCGGCGGAACTGGCCGGCGGGTTCGGGCTGCTCGGCTCGGCGCCGCTGCCGCGCCGGATCGAGGAGAGCTTCCGGCGTCAGATCGCCACCCTGACGCCGACCGCCCGGCAGCTGTTGCTGGTCGCGGCGGCCGAACCGGTGGGCGATCCGGTACTGGTGTGGCGGGCCCTGGGCCAGCTGGGCGTCGATGTGGACACCGACCCGGCGGCGCGGTTGGCGACGGAACGGTTCGTGACTTTCGGTGCCCGGGTGACGTTCCGGCATCCGCTGCTTCGTTCGGCGGTCTACCGGGCCGCCGGGTCGGCGGATCGGCGCCGGGTGCAGCGGGCGTTGGCGCAGGTGACGGACCCAAAGACCGATCCGGACCGGCGGGCGTGGCATCGCGCGCAGGCCGCCGTCGGCGAGGACGAGGAGGTCGCGGCGGAGCTGGTGCACTGCGCGGCGCGGGCTCAGGCACGGGGCGGCCCGGCGGCCGCCGCGGCGTTCCTGGAACGGGCGTCGGACCTGACCCCGGACCCGGCCCGGCGCGCGCAGCGGCTGTTGGCCGCCGCGGAGGCTCGGTACCAGGCCGGCCTGCCGGAGCCGTCGGTACGGTTGCTGGCGCGGGCCGAGGCCGGACCGCTCGACGAGGTGGCCCGCGCGCACGCGAACCTGCTGCGGGCCAGGATCACGTTCACCGTCGATCGCGGGGCGGCGGCGCCGGGCCTGCTGCTGCAGGCGGCCGGTCAGCTGCAGCCGCTGGACGCGCAGCTGGCGCGGGAGACCTACCTGGACGCGATGCAGGCGGGCTGGTTCGTCGGTGCCGGTGGGTCCGGCCCGGGGCTGCGCGAGCTGGCCGCGGAGGCGCTGGCCGTGCGGTCCGCGCAGGACCCGGCCGACGGGTGCGATCTGCTGCTGACCGGTCTCGCGGTCCGGTACCGGGACGGCTATCCGGCCGGGGTACCGCTGCTGCGCGAGGCGTTGGACGTGCTGCGGGCGGGGCCGGTCGGCGAGACCGGGTTGCGGTGGCTGTGGTTCGCCGCCACCTGCGCGTTGGATGCCTGGCAGTACCCGGCGGCCGACACGATCACCGCGGCGTTCGTGGCGCGGGCCCGGCGTACCGGCACCCTGACCGCGTTGCCGTTCGCGCTGGCGCAGCGCATCGTGGTGCAGGTGTTCACCGGCGAGCTGGCCGCCGCGGACGCGCTGGTGCACGAGTTCGACGCGGTGCGCGACAGCACCGGGCTCGACGAGCCGGCGTACGCGACTCAGGTACTGGCCGCCTGGCGCGGCGCGGCGGACACCACCACGATGCTGGTGGCCGCCACCACCAAACAGGCGGAACAGCGGGGTGAGTGGTTGGGGTGGCGGCCGGCGGGTGGGCGCTGGCGGTGTTGCACAACAGCCTCGGCCGGCCCGACGAGGCGTTGGCGGCGGCGCTGCCGGCGGCCGAGTCGGACGCGGATCTCGGCGTGGTGA
- a CDS encoding peroxiredoxin family protein gives MALLNPGDKFPELPVQLPAGRAITLPDELVGHYGVVLVYRGSWCPYCNAQLASFQRAKDKLAKVDARVVALSVDDEATTAELVAKHGLAFPVGYGADAAEVAEATGAFVNPDPVYLQSTGFVLDRDGKVVVSVYSSGAIGRLVPADVIGLVEYLDAHA, from the coding sequence ATGGCCCTGCTGAACCCTGGTGACAAGTTTCCCGAACTGCCCGTGCAGCTGCCGGCCGGGCGAGCGATCACGCTGCCCGACGAGCTGGTCGGGCACTACGGCGTGGTGCTGGTCTACCGCGGCTCCTGGTGCCCGTACTGCAACGCGCAGCTGGCGTCGTTCCAGCGGGCGAAGGACAAGCTGGCGAAGGTCGACGCCCGGGTCGTCGCGCTGTCGGTCGACGACGAGGCGACGACCGCGGAGCTGGTGGCCAAGCACGGGCTGGCGTTCCCGGTCGGGTACGGCGCGGACGCCGCCGAGGTGGCCGAGGCGACCGGCGCGTTCGTCAACCCCGATCCGGTCTACCTGCAGTCCACCGGGTTCGTCCTGGACCGCGACGGCAAGGTCGTCGTCTCGGTGTACTCCAGCGGAGCGATCGGCCGGCTGGTCCCGGCCGACGTGATCGGGCTCGTCGAGTACCTGGACGCGCATGCCTGA
- a CDS encoding RNA polymerase sigma factor — protein sequence MASPSAPRPPRPAADEQTLTWLAELQGTSRTAAQARLHALLLRAARAETGRRAGQLRLAGPELDDIAHQAADDALVSILRKLPEFRGDSRFTTWVYKFVVFEVAAKISRHFWARAAQPLESEQWERLPDRFGFSPEQAAQSADLLAAVRDAVSKELTSRQRDAFVAIVVDGMPLDSYVHQIGSNRNAVYKAVFDARRKIRAYLVTNGHLGEDGTR from the coding sequence GTGGCATCCCCATCGGCGCCGAGACCGCCCCGACCGGCAGCGGACGAGCAGACCCTGACCTGGCTCGCCGAGCTGCAGGGCACGTCCCGCACCGCCGCACAGGCACGGCTGCACGCCCTGCTGCTGCGCGCGGCACGGGCCGAGACCGGCCGCCGCGCCGGGCAGCTGCGGCTGGCCGGGCCGGAGCTGGACGACATCGCCCACCAGGCCGCCGACGACGCGCTCGTGTCGATCCTGCGCAAGCTGCCCGAGTTCCGCGGCGACAGCCGGTTCACCACCTGGGTGTACAAGTTCGTGGTGTTCGAGGTCGCGGCGAAGATCTCCCGGCACTTCTGGGCCCGCGCCGCGCAGCCGCTGGAGAGCGAGCAGTGGGAACGGCTGCCGGACCGGTTCGGGTTCTCCCCGGAGCAGGCGGCACAGTCGGCCGACCTGCTCGCCGCCGTCCGGGATGCCGTCTCGAAGGAACTGACCAGTCGGCAGCGCGACGCGTTCGTGGCGATCGTGGTCGACGGGATGCCGCTGGACAGCTACGTGCACCAGATCGGGTCGAACCGCAACGCGGTGTACAAAGCGGTCTTCGACGCGCGCCGCAAGATCCGTGCCTACCTGGTCACCAACGGCCACCTGGGCGAGGATGGAACCCGATGA
- a CDS encoding SDR family NAD(P)-dependent oxidoreductase, whose translation MNTSEQTGTVGLTGRLAVVTGAGRGIGRAVAIELARSGARLALVARSADQLAEVRDELAAAGTTAEVYPADLGDVDAVAELGARIERELGGVGVLVNNAGVVGPIGPTEQLTAADIERSYRVNAIAPVLLTAAFLASMRAAGWGRIVNVSTGVVARPAAMARGNTYVAAKSALEAHSLNLAAELAGTGITVNVYRPGRVDTAMQGWIRDQDPDAVGGGLVERFAASYRAGELITPTHSARVLVSRLGGTETGLVRDVADGDAA comes from the coding sequence ATGAACACTTCTGAGCAGACCGGTACGGTGGGCCTGACCGGACGGCTGGCGGTCGTCACCGGCGCGGGCCGGGGTATCGGTCGCGCCGTCGCCATCGAGCTGGCCCGGTCCGGCGCCCGGTTGGCGCTGGTGGCGCGCAGCGCCGACCAGCTGGCCGAGGTGCGCGACGAACTGGCGGCGGCCGGTACGACAGCGGAGGTGTACCCGGCCGACCTTGGCGACGTCGACGCGGTCGCCGAACTCGGCGCCCGGATCGAGCGCGAACTCGGCGGGGTGGGCGTGCTGGTCAACAATGCCGGTGTGGTCGGCCCGATCGGCCCGACCGAGCAGCTGACCGCCGCCGACATCGAACGGTCCTACCGGGTGAACGCGATCGCGCCGGTGTTGCTCACGGCGGCCTTCCTGGCGTCGATGCGGGCGGCCGGCTGGGGCCGGATCGTGAACGTGTCCACCGGCGTGGTGGCGCGCCCGGCGGCGATGGCGCGGGGGAACACGTACGTGGCGGCGAAGAGCGCGTTGGAGGCGCACAGCCTCAACCTGGCGGCGGAGCTGGCCGGCACCGGAATCACCGTCAACGTGTACCGGCCCGGCCGGGTCGACACCGCCATGCAGGGCTGGATCCGGGACCAGGACCCGGACGCGGTCGGCGGCGGCCTGGTCGAGCGGTTCGCCGCGTCGTACCGGGCGGGCGAGCTGATCACGCCGACCCACTCGGCTCGGGTCCTGGTGTCCCGGCTCGGCGGTACCGAGACCGGCCTGGTCCGCGACGTCGCGGACGGCGACGCCGCCTGA
- a CDS encoding lactonase family protein, with protein MKAGKTLIAGAAVAAAAAGLGVAGPAQAQVQHGRTAGGAVFVQTDNPDGNSVVAFDRSADGTLRQARTYPTGGRGGVLAGSQVDHLASQGALARSGNTLFAVNAGSDTISVFGVRGDRLHRTQVVGSGGAFPVSVAVHGSMVYVLNARNGGSIQGFLRLGDRLVRVPGWHRGLGLDADQTPEFTSTPGQVAFTPDGTKLVVTTKANGNAIMVFPVSPLGPGRAVTTPDAGNVPFAVTFDPAGRMQVAEAGPNAVAIFTVGRDGSLQLRSRTATGQRGTCWIVRSGHSVYVSNAGSATVSQYRSERGELTSAGTVPTDPGTVDASASSDGRFLYVQTGQTGTVDEFRIGPAGSLTAIGSVTVPGSVGGEGIVAS; from the coding sequence GTGAAGGCTGGGAAGACTCTGATCGCCGGTGCGGCGGTCGCCGCGGCGGCCGCGGGGCTGGGCGTCGCCGGCCCGGCGCAGGCGCAGGTGCAGCACGGGCGCACCGCCGGTGGGGCGGTCTTCGTGCAGACCGACAACCCGGACGGAAACAGCGTGGTGGCGTTCGACCGGTCCGCCGACGGCACCCTGCGGCAGGCGCGAACGTACCCCACCGGCGGGCGCGGGGGTGTGCTCGCCGGCTCGCAGGTCGACCACCTCGCCTCGCAGGGCGCGCTGGCCAGGTCGGGCAACACGCTGTTCGCGGTCAACGCCGGCAGCGACACCATCAGCGTCTTCGGTGTCCGCGGCGACCGGCTGCACCGCACCCAGGTGGTCGGCTCCGGCGGGGCGTTCCCGGTCAGCGTCGCGGTGCACGGCTCGATGGTGTACGTGCTCAACGCGCGCAACGGCGGCTCGATCCAGGGCTTCCTGCGGCTCGGTGACCGGCTGGTCCGGGTACCCGGCTGGCACCGCGGGCTCGGGCTCGACGCCGACCAGACCCCGGAGTTCACCAGTACCCCGGGGCAGGTGGCGTTCACCCCGGACGGGACCAAGCTGGTCGTGACGACCAAGGCCAACGGCAACGCGATCATGGTCTTCCCGGTCTCCCCGCTCGGGCCGGGCCGGGCGGTGACCACACCGGATGCGGGCAACGTGCCGTTCGCCGTCACGTTCGACCCCGCCGGCCGGATGCAGGTCGCCGAGGCCGGCCCGAACGCGGTCGCCATCTTCACCGTCGGGCGGGACGGATCGCTGCAGCTGCGCTCCCGTACCGCCACCGGCCAGCGGGGGACCTGCTGGATCGTCCGGTCGGGGCACTCGGTCTACGTGTCGAACGCCGGCAGTGCGACCGTCTCCCAGTACCGGTCCGAGCGGGGCGAGCTCACCTCGGCGGGAACGGTGCCGACCGACCCGGGCACCGTGGACGCCAGCGCCAGCTCCGACGGCCGGTTCCTCTACGTGCAGACCGGGCAGACCGGCACCGTCGACGAGTTCCGGATCGGGCCGGCCGGCAGCCTCACCGCGATCGGATCGGTGACCGTCCCCGGCTCGGTCGGCGGCGAGGGCATCGTCGCGTCCTGA
- a CDS encoding acyl-CoA thioesterase/bile acid-CoA:amino acid N-acyltransferase family protein, with protein MRRSAMLALVLTFAATALGGCGRNEHATISVDHPDSLADRPVHVRIAGLPPGHTVSVRLRLVDKRTLASTASYRVSSTGVVDLRTAKPVDGTPYRGADPMGLFWTLRANSDQNWHLGWTLRFTLTVRDGDTVVGQRTLTRRSTVPGLRSRKLRPATDGVYGTVFEPPAGSPRRPGVLVFGGSEGGEYLDGVARLLAVHGFPALSLAYFAEPGLPSTLRRVRLEYFAKALTVLSRQPGVDPKHLAVLGASRGGEAALLVGSYFPRQVQGVIALTPANVAIGSPPSGTAPAWTYRGHPIPYTRQFNEPAPTDVPDAVIPVERIAGPVLLTCGGRDAVWASCPYARAADARLTGHHDRYPHRVLAYPDAGHHSNALLPYVPVMGDPTAQADEAAKLAEWPATRTFLSDLASR; from the coding sequence ATGCGCCGATCAGCGATGCTGGCACTGGTTTTGACGTTCGCCGCGACCGCGCTCGGTGGCTGCGGCCGGAACGAGCATGCGACGATCTCGGTCGACCACCCCGACTCGCTGGCCGACCGGCCGGTGCACGTGCGCATCGCCGGCCTGCCGCCCGGCCACACCGTCTCCGTCCGGCTTCGGCTGGTGGACAAGCGGACACTGGCGTCGACCGCGTCGTACCGGGTGTCCTCGACCGGGGTGGTGGACCTGCGCACCGCGAAGCCGGTGGATGGCACGCCGTACCGCGGGGCCGACCCGATGGGGCTGTTCTGGACCCTGCGCGCGAACTCCGACCAGAACTGGCACCTCGGGTGGACGCTGCGGTTCACGCTCACCGTCCGGGACGGCGATACGGTCGTCGGGCAGCGCACCCTGACCCGCCGCAGCACCGTCCCCGGGTTGCGCAGCCGGAAGCTGCGCCCGGCTACGGACGGCGTGTACGGCACGGTGTTCGAGCCGCCGGCCGGATCACCGCGACGCCCGGGGGTGCTGGTGTTCGGCGGCTCGGAGGGCGGCGAGTACCTCGACGGGGTGGCCAGGCTGCTTGCGGTGCACGGCTTCCCGGCGCTGAGCCTGGCGTACTTCGCCGAGCCGGGGCTGCCGTCGACGCTCCGGCGGGTTCGGTTGGAGTACTTCGCGAAGGCGCTGACGGTGCTGTCCCGCCAGCCCGGCGTGGACCCGAAGCACCTGGCCGTACTGGGCGCCTCCCGCGGCGGCGAGGCCGCGTTGCTGGTCGGATCGTACTTCCCGCGCCAGGTACAGGGCGTGATCGCGTTGACGCCGGCGAACGTCGCGATCGGCTCGCCGCCGTCGGGCACCGCGCCGGCGTGGACCTACCGCGGCCACCCGATCCCGTACACCCGGCAGTTCAACGAGCCGGCGCCGACCGACGTGCCGGACGCGGTGATCCCGGTCGAGCGCATCGCCGGACCGGTGCTGCTCACCTGCGGCGGCAGGGACGCGGTGTGGGCCTCCTGCCCGTACGCCCGCGCCGCCGACGCGCGGCTGACCGGGCACCACGACCGGTACCCGCACCGGGTTCTCGCCTATCCGGACGCCGGTCACCACAGCAACGCCCTGCTGCCCTACGTCCCGGTGATGGGTGATCCCACCGCGCAGGCCGACGAAGCGGCGAAGCTGGCCGAATGGCCGGCCACCCGGACGTTCCTGAGCGACCTCGCGTCGCGCTGA